One region of Miscanthus floridulus cultivar M001 chromosome 19, ASM1932011v1, whole genome shotgun sequence genomic DNA includes:
- the LOC136525317 gene encoding 20 kDa chaperonin, chloroplastic-like — protein sequence MSSVQLSGAGVAAVAFTNKGLVSQPAALRVCSSRRSVRSLVVKAATVVTPKYTSLKPLGDRVLVKLGAAEEKTVGGILLPSTAQTKPQGGEVVAVGEGRTIGDKKVVVDIKTGAQVVYSKYAGTEVEFNDSKHLILKEDDIIGILETDDVKDMKPLNDRVLIKVAEAEDKTPGGLILAETTKEKPSIGRVVAIGPGPLDDEGKRQPLSVPAGSTVLYSKYAGSEFKGADGTGYIVLRASDVMAVLS from the exons ATGTCGTCGGTGCAGCTCTCTGGTGCTGGAGTCGCCGCTGTGGCCTTCACGAACAAGGGCCTCGTCTCTCAGCCCGCAGCGCTCCGGGTCTGCTCGTCGAGGCGCTCGGTCCGTAGCCTGGTCGTGAAGGCTGCCACCGTCGTCACCCCAAAG TACACTTCACTGAAGCCTCTGGGAGATAGGGTGCTTGTGAAGCTCGGtgctgcagaggagaagacagttgGTGGCATCTTGCTTCCATCTACCGCGCAGACTAAACCGCAAGGAGGTGAGGTTGTTGCTGTTGGAGAGGGAAGGACCATTGGGGACAAGAAAGTAGTGGTTGATATAAAG ACTGGAGCACAAGTAGTATACTCGAAGTATGCTGGGACTGAGGTCGAATTCAATGACTCAAAGCATCTTATTCTCAAAGAAGACGATATCATCGGTATTCTTGAGACAGATGATGTGAAGGATATGAAGCCTCTCAATGACCGTGTTCTCATCAAG GTTGCAGAAGCTGAAGACAAAACTCCTGGGGGCCTTATCCTCGCTGAAACAACTAAAGAGAAGCCGTCCATCGGAAGG GTTGTAGCTATTGGCCCGGGTCCTCTGGACGATGAAGGCAAGAGACAGCCACTGTCGGTGCCGGCGGGCAGCACGGTACTGTACTCCAAGTATGCAGGGAGCGAGTTCAAGGGCGCTGATGGCACGGGCTACATTGTGTTGAGAGCGTCGGATGTGATGGCTGTCCTGTCTTGA
- the LOC136525316 gene encoding uncharacterized protein: MRHFTERRDIVRPGVTRFASAFLTLESILKKKDQLRKMVVHSKWDGLREVSSKKGKAATATMMNPEFWKEVKMCLKVFEPLVKVLCLVDGDVKPSMGFLYGELLKAKREIKQVYGNVESRYKDVMAIIDKKMEGRLNSVLHLSAYLLNPHYSYADASIFDDGTIIEGFISCVETFYHDDDDKQDQAVNVELRKFQNREGSFAKKLARTYQNFDFNPASWWKLNGNETPVLQRMAMRILSLTSSSSGCERNWSVFDLVHTKKRNRLTTARLNSLVFIQFNSKLMSRRQQIKSKKITDVLLSNDVMQAQGFMFDGGDECATVVYEDDDEEEMPGTGIRWTVIGEAMGASEQLELRRSSRIRELYAEEGFDSKEEKFDNEDGLDGMDEGE; encoded by the exons ATGAGACACTTCACAGAGCGTAGAGATATAGTCAGGCCGGGAGTAACAAGATTTGCTTCAGCATTTCTTACTTTGGAAAGCATTCTAAAGAAGAAAGATCAGCTAAGAAAGATGGTGGTTCATAGCAAGTGGGATGGACTGAGAGAAGTGTCATCCAAAAAAGGAAAGGCTGCAACAGCAACAATGATGAATCCAGAATTTTGGAAAGAAGTCAAGATGTGCTTGAAAGTTTTTGAGCCTCTAGTAAAAGTTCTTTGTTTGGTTGATGGGGATGTGAAGCCATCTATGGGTTTCTTGTATGGAGAATTATTGAAGGCAAAGAGAGAGATCAAGCAAGTTTATGGCAATGTGGAGTCTCGCTACAAAGATGTCATGGCTATTATTGATAAGAAGATGGAAGGCCGGCTTAATTCCGTTTTGCACCTGAGTGCATACTTGCTGAATCCTCATTACAGTTATGCTGATGCTTCAATATTTGATGATGGCACTATAATAGAAGGGTTTATTAGTTGTGTTGAGACTTTCtatcatgatgatgatgacaagcaaGATCAGGCTGTAAATGTTGAACTGAGGAAATTTCAGAATAGAGAAGGTTCCTTTGCGAAGAAGCTTGCTAGGACTTATCAAAACTTTGACTTTAACCCAG catcttggtggaaACTCAATGGAAATGAAACACCTGTTCTACAAAGGATGGCTATGAGAATTCTTTCACTAACTTCAAGCTCCTCAGGCTGCGAAAGAAACTGGAGTGTTTTTGATTTG GTACATACTAAGAAAAGAAATAGGCTAACTACAGCCCGCCTAAACTCTCTTGTCTTCATACAATTCAATTCCAAACTCATGAGCAGGAGACAACAGATTAAGTCAAAGAAGATTACTGATGTTCTCTTATCCAATGATGTCATGCAAGCTCAAGGTTTCATGTTTGATGGTGGAGATGAGTGTGCAACAGTTGtctatgaggatgatgatgaagaagaaatgcCCGGTACAGGGATACGTTGGACTGTTATTGGAGAAGCAATGGGAGCAAGTGAACAGCTAGAGCTGCGTCGAAGTTCAAGAATAAGAGAGCTCTATGCAGAAGAGGGATTTGATTCTAAAGAAGAGAAATTTGACAATGAGGATGGGCTGGATGGCATGGATGAAGGTGAATGA